In Citrus sinensis cultivar Valencia sweet orange chromosome 2, DVS_A1.0, whole genome shotgun sequence, a single genomic region encodes these proteins:
- the LOC102613325 gene encoding protein ACTIVITY OF BC1 COMPLEX KINASE 7, chloroplastic-like, whose translation MVGILASQGCCCHSNHLINQQKTMENLSFSSSVSTLERLTCKPTITNGLFQFLVQMKHTGSPSTLGINGRPVKMVPIGEVLGRHPQLSHNIDTVNGSKQSVNGSVVKRKSSSALVRTPKGKGLKELPPIGELKDTLSHQNFSWSNENYNSLQRSIDIWLFVISFYIRIQLDDTKWTYFGGFMEEKQKKRRKRTASWLRERILQLGPTFMKLGQLSSTRSDLFPREYVDELAKLQDRAPAFSPEKARSLIESELGAPIDQLFKKFEDQPISAASIGQVHRAILHNGEKVVVKVQRPGLKKLFDIDLGNLKLVAKYYKKGGLFGGPVADWNGIYRECSTILYQELNYINEGKNADRFRRDFRNIKWVRVPLVFWDYTASMVLTMEYVPGININELEALDFHGYSRSQISSRAVEAFLIQMLKTGFFHADPHPGNLAVDVDEALIYYDFGMMGEITPLTRDRLLELFFAVYERNAKKVIQSLIDLEALQPTGDLSSVKRFVQFFLDNLFSRPDKEQTLAAVGEDLFAIAHDQPFQFPSIFAFVVRAFSTLEGNGYMLDPDFSFMKVAAPYLQELLEMRQKQMIAKTQPVENIRKQIDHARSSTVSMPYRVQRIEEVVNQLEAGDLKLRVRVLESERAAKKATILQIATIRAVFGGSLLNLGVTLSGQAHKVLATGSFIGAGVFFILFLWSMQRVKELNKIEKMI comes from the exons ATGGTGGGAATACTGGCTTCACAAGGCTGCTGTTGCCACAGTAATCATTTGATTAATCAACAAAAAACAATGGAAAATCTGAGTTTTTCAAGCTCGGTATCAACGTTAGAGAGGTTAACATGCAAACCAACAATTACCAATGGATTATTCCAGTTTCTAGTGCAAATGAAACATACTGGGTCACCTTCAACATTGGGAATCAATGGAAGACCTGTTAAAATGGTACCCATTGGCGAGGTATTGGGAAGACACCCCCAGCTCAGTCATAATATAGATACAGTCAATGGCTCAAAGCAGTCCGTTAATGGAAGTGTAGTTAAGAGAAAATCTTCTTCAGCCCTGGTTAGAACACCAAAAGGTAAAGGTTTGAAAGAACTTCCACCGATAGGGGAGTTGAAGGATACACTTTCACATCAAAACTTCAGTTGGTCTAACGAGAATTATAATTCCTTGCAAAGAAGTATAGATATTTGgttatttgttatttcattCTATATCCGTATTCAGTTGGATGATACCAAATGGACATATTTTGGAGGCTTCATGGAAGAAAAGCAG aaaaaaagaagaaaaaggactGCCTCGTGGCTACGGGAGCGTATACTGCAGCTGGGACCAACTTTTATGAAACTTGGGCAGTTATCTTCAACAAGGTCCGATCTATTTCCACGTGAGTATGTGGATGAGCTTGCTAAGTTGCAG GATAGGGCCCCTGCATTCTCACCAGAGAAAGCAAGAAGCTTAATTGAGAGTGAACTGGGGGCTCCCATTGACCAATTGTTTAAAAAGTTCGAGGACCAGCCAATTTCTGCTGCTAGTATTGGTCAG GTACATCGAGCTATCCTGCATAATGGAGAGAAAGTAGTTGTAAAAGTTCAAAGGCCTGGTCTCAAGAAGCTTTTTGATATTGATTTAG GAAACTTAAAGCTAGTtgcaaaatattataagaaagGAGGATTATTTGGTGGTCCAGTAGCAGATTGGAATGGTATATATAGAGAATGTTCCAC GATTTTGTATCAAgaattaaattacataaacGAAGGCAAAAATGCTGACAGATTCCGTCGAGATTTCCGGAATATAAAGTGGGTCCGAGTGCCT CTTGTGTTTTGGGACTATACTGCCTCGATGGTATTAACCATGGAGTATGTACCAG GAATTAATATCAATGAGTTGGAAGCACTAGATTTCCATGGTTATAGCCGATCTCAGATCTCCTCCCGTGCAGTTGAAGCATTCTTGATTCAG ATGCTCAAAACCGGTTTCTTTCATGCTGATCCTCATCCTGGAAATCTTGCAGTCGATGTAGATGAAGCACTGATCTATTATGATTTCGGTATGATGGGAGAGATCACACCTCTTACTCGTGACAGATTGCTTGAACTTTTCTTTGCAGTTTATGAGAGAAATGCCAAAAAG GTTATCCAGAGCCTAATTGATCTTGAAGCACTTCAGCCCACAGGAGATTTGTCTTCG GTGAAGAGATTTGTGCAGTTTTTCTTGGACAATTTATTCAGCAGACCAGATAAGGAACAGACGCTTGCTGCTGTCGGTGAG GATTTATTTGCTATAGCTCACGATCAACCTTTTCAGTTTCCATCAATCTTTGCTTTTGTTGTAAGGGCATTCTCAACACTTGAAG GTAATGGCTATATGCTTGACCCAGATTTTTCCTTTATGAAGGTTGCTGCACCTTATTTGCAG GAGCTGCTAGAGATGAGACAAAAGCAGATGATCGCTAAGACGCAGCCTGTGGAAAATATAAGGAAACAAATTGATCAT GCCCGATCCTCTACCGTATCCATGCCATACAGAGTTCAACGAATAGAGGAGGTTGTAAATCAACTTGAAGCGGGAGATCTAAAACTCAGAGTCCGGGTGCTTGAG TCAGAAAGAGCAGCTAAAAAAGCAACAATACTGCAAATAGCAACCATTCGTGCTGTATTTGGAGGTAGCCTGCTCAATCTCGGGGTCACCCTTAGTGGTCAAGCCCATAAAGTTCTGGCAACCGGATCATTCATTGGTGCAG GAGTTTTCTTTATACTGTTTCTTTGGTCGATGCAAAGAGTGAAGGAGCTTAacaaaattgagaaaatgatataa